A stretch of the uncultured Desulfobacter sp. genome encodes the following:
- a CDS encoding methyl-accepting chemotaxis protein has translation MKKILDLPIFIKFMAVGIGTTILLVGVLLFFYVRFDKVETVKSYAEKARSICLISESIRQEMEEKWALGLFPMEDIKAYASSGQMDKLLATVPVVSAWKSAMRKAEQGDYTFRVPKFSPRNPKNEPDYGQSHKIEGPALEKMKRDQLDEYHVVDTHTNSVRYFLPIRLSETCLICHGDPGQSKTLWGRDDGKDPTGGPFENWKAGEIHGAFEVIQSLDEADAQLRSRVFKAAALIVSGTLLAALVFFLVARSITGRLKQAVAFADHMAEGDLSHEIDIRCEDETGKLARAMNSMVKNLRGMIDNISQGVEMLSGSSEQLNEASQTMSADSSEASELAVTVAAAAEEMSVTMASVRAAVEETAGNVNSVSAAAEEMTATINEIVANTEQSKQVTETAVSQAGQVSEQVSQLGSAAQEIGKVTETITDISEQTNLLALNATIEAARAGEAGKGFAVVANEIKVLANQTAEATTEIRMKIERMQGSTQETTEGIEEIIRVINAVNESVSAIVGAVEQQSQATAEIAQNVSQASLGISEVTENVGECAVVTDEVAKDISRVSLASSEISNRSINVKFTAEELSGLAVKLNELMDKFKLS, from the coding sequence ATGAAAAAAATTTTGGATCTGCCGATTTTTATCAAATTTATGGCTGTGGGTATTGGTACAACAATTCTGCTGGTCGGTGTTCTACTCTTTTTTTATGTTCGCTTTGACAAAGTTGAGACCGTTAAATCCTATGCAGAAAAAGCAAGATCAATTTGTCTGATCAGTGAGTCCATACGCCAGGAAATGGAAGAGAAATGGGCGTTGGGTCTTTTTCCCATGGAAGATATTAAAGCCTACGCCAGTTCTGGCCAGATGGATAAACTTCTGGCAACCGTACCGGTGGTTTCCGCCTGGAAGTCGGCCATGCGCAAGGCTGAGCAGGGTGATTATACCTTTCGGGTACCTAAGTTCAGTCCCCGAAATCCCAAAAATGAACCTGATTATGGCCAATCCCATAAAATTGAAGGGCCGGCCCTTGAAAAGATGAAGCGGGATCAGTTGGATGAATATCATGTGGTGGATACACATACCAATTCGGTCCGCTATTTTTTACCTATTCGCCTGTCCGAAACTTGTCTGATCTGCCATGGGGATCCGGGACAGTCCAAAACCCTCTGGGGGCGGGACGATGGAAAAGATCCCACCGGCGGCCCCTTTGAAAACTGGAAAGCCGGGGAAATCCATGGTGCCTTTGAAGTTATTCAGTCCCTGGATGAGGCAGATGCGCAACTTCGATCCAGGGTTTTTAAAGCCGCTGCACTGATTGTTTCAGGTACGCTTCTGGCTGCACTGGTGTTTTTCCTGGTAGCCCGGTCCATCACGGGCCGTTTAAAACAGGCGGTGGCGTTTGCAGATCATATGGCGGAAGGGGATTTGAGCCATGAAATTGATATTAGATGTGAGGATGAGACAGGAAAACTGGCCAGAGCCATGAACAGCATGGTTAAAAATTTGCGGGGGATGATAGATAACATCAGTCAAGGGGTGGAGATGTTGTCCGGTTCCTCGGAGCAGTTGAACGAGGCATCCCAAACCATGTCTGCTGATTCTTCGGAAGCCTCGGAACTGGCCGTCACCGTGGCTGCAGCTGCCGAAGAGATGAGTGTAACCATGGCTAGTGTCAGGGCAGCCGTTGAGGAAACCGCAGGCAATGTTAATTCCGTTTCAGCTGCAGCCGAGGAGATGACGGCGACAATCAATGAAATCGTGGCCAATACGGAACAATCCAAGCAAGTGACCGAGACCGCGGTGTCCCAGGCGGGACAGGTGTCGGAACAAGTGTCGCAACTGGGATCGGCGGCCCAGGAAATCGGGAAAGTCACTGAAACCATCACTGATATCTCCGAGCAGACCAACCTTCTGGCCTTAAATGCCACCATTGAAGCGGCCCGGGCCGGGGAAGCAGGTAAGGGGTTTGCCGTGGTGGCTAATGAAATTAAAGTGCTGGCCAATCAGACAGCGGAGGCGACCACCGAGATCCGGATGAAGATTGAACGGATGCAGGGCTCCACCCAGGAGACCACAGAGGGTATTGAAGAGATTATCCGTGTCATTAATGCCGTTAATGAGAGCGTTTCAGCCATTGTGGGGGCCGTGGAACAGCAATCCCAGGCCACGGCGGAAATTGCCCAAAATGTCTCCCAGGCCTCCCTTGGTATTTCCGAGGTGACCGAAAATGTCGGAGAGTGTGCCGTGGTTACAGATGAAGTGGCCAAGGATATCTCCCGCGTCAGTCTTGCATCAAGTGAAATATCAAACCGCAGCATTAATGTTAAATTCACGGCTGAGGAGTTGTCAGGACTGGCAGTTAAGCTTAATGAATTAATGGATAAATTTAAATTGTCCTAG
- a CDS encoding ATP-binding protein: protein MNLFDDILQESDDEINTDFLGLLNQYIPTYTFGILLNTGGIVGSLSDFLTDAGLAEQLRQTVDSGQVLTGPNGPLLSLSLQEMNSVIVCEIPQELDPTTAFAMTRDIINLCKTLHNKELLLSEEKALLAAHKEQRDRRIRVLEKKYQDILAQNQTQSAEYSKRLQSEIQNRTSELEQSNKELARAKERAEAANIAKDQFLANMSHEIRTPMNGVIGMVELLLGTSLTEEQRHFTMLMKNSSNALLNVINDILDYSKIEAGKLDIEEIEFNLRQVIEELSDIISISLFEKGLFFAGIFEADVPVMLKGDPVRLRQIIMNFCGNAVKFTRQGGVVLQVGLESKTSFDVQIKFSVTDTGIGIPKDRINGLFQSFSQVDASMTRQYGGTGLGLAICKQLTEMMGGKVGVSSQENKGSTFWCKIGFKQQNKREPIPDVSLKQDAMVLIADANPAARQVLIEYIKPLGYPFQEACDIIDACSKILSARESNTPFSYVFFDQDLPGIPSTDLVEAAAETCDISDTTFVRLAFLGRQNHQQSNATHPRIINLNKPVKYADFIGCLSSPDSLINMQSQGNTQRMQADSDTFKLTCSCRLLLAEDDEMNRIVAENLLKKMNIADIQIAENGQEAVDLFKASQFDLILMDGQMPVMSGLDAAMNIRKYEKEHNLEPVTIIALTAHAMKQDRELFLANGMDDYITKPLTARALADAIERTMPESYCKNDIYPKDALVMKKENDENVVDMAELREIMSANKSLLDKCTRTFKKNHGPVLTRIMESISADDGPELQKSAHQLKGMLNYLAAKSAAQTAYRLEQMGAESNIKDASPLVGQLQNACKSILDYLENVSDKDGFR, encoded by the coding sequence ATGAACTTGTTTGATGATATTCTTCAAGAATCAGATGACGAAATCAACACCGACTTTCTTGGGTTACTGAATCAATATATTCCAACCTACACGTTTGGAATTTTGCTGAACACAGGCGGCATCGTTGGATCCTTATCAGATTTTCTTACGGATGCCGGCCTTGCCGAGCAACTGCGACAAACCGTTGACAGCGGACAAGTATTAACCGGACCCAACGGGCCGTTGCTGTCTTTATCCCTACAAGAGATGAATTCGGTTATTGTATGTGAAATACCCCAGGAGCTTGATCCGACCACGGCGTTTGCCATGACCCGGGATATTATCAATCTTTGTAAAACTCTCCATAACAAAGAACTCCTTTTGTCAGAAGAAAAGGCGCTGCTCGCAGCTCACAAAGAGCAGCGTGATCGAAGAATCAGGGTCCTTGAAAAAAAGTACCAGGATATTCTTGCTCAAAACCAGACCCAGAGCGCCGAGTACTCCAAACGGCTTCAATCTGAAATCCAAAACCGGACGTCTGAACTGGAACAGTCTAACAAAGAGCTTGCCCGGGCCAAGGAACGGGCAGAAGCGGCGAATATTGCAAAAGATCAATTTTTAGCAAATATGAGTCATGAAATACGAACCCCCATGAACGGGGTGATCGGCATGGTTGAACTTCTTCTGGGGACCTCTTTGACCGAAGAACAGCGCCATTTTACGATGCTCATGAAAAACTCGTCCAACGCGCTTCTCAACGTTATTAATGATATCCTGGATTATTCAAAAATCGAAGCGGGAAAACTGGATATAGAGGAAATTGAATTTAATTTAAGACAAGTCATAGAAGAGCTTTCAGATATTATATCCATATCCCTATTTGAAAAAGGCCTCTTTTTTGCAGGAATTTTTGAAGCCGATGTGCCGGTGATGCTAAAGGGCGATCCGGTGCGGCTGCGCCAGATCATCATGAATTTCTGCGGAAATGCCGTTAAATTTACCCGGCAGGGCGGCGTTGTGCTTCAGGTCGGTTTAGAATCAAAAACCTCGTTTGACGTGCAGATCAAATTTTCAGTAACCGACACGGGAATCGGTATTCCAAAGGACCGGATAAACGGATTATTCCAATCTTTTTCCCAGGTGGACGCAAGTATGACCCGACAATATGGCGGCACCGGACTTGGACTGGCGATCTGCAAACAGCTGACCGAAATGATGGGGGGAAAGGTCGGAGTATCCTCACAGGAGAATAAGGGGTCCACCTTCTGGTGCAAAATAGGATTTAAGCAGCAGAATAAACGGGAACCAATACCTGATGTGAGTCTGAAACAGGATGCGATGGTATTAATCGCCGATGCCAACCCGGCAGCCAGACAGGTCTTGATCGAATATATAAAACCTTTGGGATATCCGTTCCAGGAAGCCTGTGATATCATTGACGCCTGCAGCAAAATCCTTTCAGCCCGGGAATCGAACACACCGTTCAGCTATGTCTTTTTTGACCAGGATCTTCCCGGAATACCGTCAACGGATCTGGTTGAAGCCGCTGCCGAGACCTGCGATATTTCAGATACTACTTTTGTGCGTCTTGCGTTCCTTGGACGTCAAAATCATCAACAAAGTAACGCCACCCACCCCCGGATCATAAACCTAAACAAACCCGTAAAGTATGCAGATTTTATCGGCTGTTTGTCATCTCCCGATTCTTTAATCAACATGCAGAGCCAAGGCAACACCCAAAGAATGCAAGCCGATTCTGACACTTTTAAGCTCACCTGTTCATGCCGACTACTTTTAGCAGAAGACGATGAAATGAACCGCATCGTGGCTGAAAACCTTTTAAAAAAAATGAATATAGCGGATATCCAAATCGCTGAAAACGGACAGGAAGCCGTGGATTTATTCAAAGCCAGCCAATTTGATCTGATCCTTATGGACGGCCAGATGCCCGTGATGAGCGGCCTGGATGCCGCCATGAATATTCGTAAGTATGAAAAAGAACACAACCTTGAGCCGGTAACCATCATCGCCCTGACCGCCCACGCAATGAAACAGGACCGAGAGCTCTTTTTGGCCAATGGGATGGATGATTACATCACAAAGCCTCTGACTGCGCGTGCTTTGGCAGATGCAATTGAACGAACTATGCCCGAAAGTTACTGCAAAAACGACATCTACCCCAAAGACGCATTGGTTATGAAAAAAGAAAACGACGAAAATGTTGTGGATATGGCCGAACTCAGGGAGATCATGAGCGCCAATAAATCTTTGTTGGATAAATGTACCCGAACATTTAAAAAAAACCATGGCCCTGTTTTAACCCGGATTATGGAAAGTATTTCTGCCGACGATGGCCCGGAGCTGCAAAAAAGCGCACACCAGCTAAAGGGCATGCTCAATTATCTGGCCGCCAAATCAGCGGCGCAAACCGCCTACAGGCTTGAACAAATGGGCGCAGAGTCAAACATAAAAGATGCATCCCCGTTGGTTGGTCAGTTACAAAACGCATGCAAAAGCATTCTGGATTATCTTGAAAACGTCTCCGACAAAGATGGCTTCAGGTAA
- a CDS encoding response regulator, with protein sequence MNRMLIVDDEEIGRTVMEEIFSKYGPSVSVSSGADALQVYQKGIEKGKPFDLVLLDISLKDISGMEVLKKIKTIDAGLKEHKSMVIMVTSHGEKDIVIGCIKSGCKAYFIKPLKQDAVDKKMAELGFSPAQ encoded by the coding sequence ATGAATAGAATGCTCATCGTTGATGATGAAGAAATCGGCAGAACCGTAATGGAGGAGATTTTCAGTAAATACGGTCCATCTGTCTCGGTCTCTTCCGGTGCTGACGCGCTGCAAGTCTATCAAAAAGGTATTGAAAAAGGAAAACCCTTTGATCTGGTTTTGCTGGATATCTCTCTTAAAGATATCAGCGGGATGGAGGTCTTAAAAAAAATTAAAACCATTGATGCCGGACTCAAAGAACACAAATCCATGGTCATTATGGTGACCTCCCATGGTGAAAAAGACATCGTCATCGGTTGTATCAAATCTGGGTGTAAGGCCTATTTCATAAAACCGTTAAAGCAGGATGCGGTGGATAAAAAAATGGCCGAATTGGGATTCTCCCCTGCCCAATAA
- a CDS encoding bacteriohemerythrin: MKLNFKYKIILPVFFLLVAGLGGMAFISGSKAKSALKNSMVNQLVKTSQSTVLTMDAWVDARTKDIETWQTMASCRDLFKEGNQGETARENINQMFAQLRQRYGFYEGISIADATGEIISGSPTSIIGKINVGQRGYFKSAMAGQTQISNVLKSKASGNPIFVIATPIKSGGAINGILFAVVDLQAFSSKFTDPVKIGEKGYAYLIDSNGMVVAHSDKTKINKLNLADTEYGRQIINQNSGCFPAIVDQRAVHNAFAHSNKINVIAVVQSDDQEMFAPTNALTRFNLILSIFIILFAIAVVWITASMIVRPVNATVAAIKDICEGDGDLTQRIAIKSGDEIGELAKWINNLISRLNKIIVHIGVDSETVSASSEELLSVAELMLEDSQSLTNQSETVAGAADGMSQSMDSVASATEQAVDYLASVTDSTGQIKENLDQVAENCNKARQITQTAAETVNAATRRVVTLGTSANDITKVTEVITEIAEQTNLLALNATIEAARAGEAGKGFAVVAAEIKGLAAQTADATMDIKQRIDEIQNSSNATVHEVEQITQVISEVTRIVSEISEAIEGQSDYASMVAENIELVSSGISEVNENVGESSTASSQISKEITEVNEVSEEMTQRSARLKQSAQELSTLSGKLRDMIGVFKVSVEEAGVDKKPDIKSEAINDLMPWGRRLAFDIPEIDEQHKELVSMVNELHRAMKMKMGSQEAGAVLTRLANYTVYHFEYEEKLFDTHGYPDAANHKKIHQDLVAKVLAFSKEFEQGQAALSMDLMKFLTDWLKNHIMKTDKAYVPFLKDKLGL; encoded by the coding sequence ATGAAACTTAATTTCAAATATAAAATTATTCTGCCTGTTTTTTTTCTGCTTGTCGCCGGTTTAGGGGGGATGGCGTTTATCTCGGGTTCCAAAGCCAAAAGCGCGCTTAAAAACAGTATGGTCAACCAGCTTGTCAAAACCAGCCAATCAACTGTTTTAACAATGGATGCATGGGTGGATGCCCGGACCAAGGATATCGAAACATGGCAGACTATGGCAAGCTGCCGGGATCTATTTAAAGAAGGAAATCAAGGAGAGACGGCCCGGGAAAATATAAACCAGATGTTTGCACAATTGCGCCAAAGATATGGCTTCTACGAAGGGATAAGCATTGCTGATGCAACCGGTGAAATTATTTCGGGGTCTCCGACTTCAATCATAGGAAAAATTAATGTTGGGCAGAGGGGTTATTTTAAAAGCGCCATGGCTGGTCAAACCCAAATTTCAAATGTATTGAAGAGCAAAGCTTCGGGAAATCCAATTTTTGTTATTGCAACGCCCATAAAAAGCGGAGGAGCAATCAATGGCATTTTATTTGCCGTGGTGGATCTTCAGGCATTTTCATCTAAGTTTACAGATCCTGTTAAGATCGGAGAAAAAGGCTATGCATACCTGATAGACAGCAACGGGATGGTTGTTGCCCATTCGGATAAAACGAAGATCAACAAGTTGAACCTGGCCGATACGGAATATGGCCGGCAGATAATAAACCAAAATAGTGGCTGCTTTCCGGCGATAGTTGACCAAAGAGCGGTTCATAACGCCTTTGCCCACTCAAATAAAATCAATGTTATTGCAGTTGTTCAGTCTGATGATCAGGAAATGTTCGCACCTACCAATGCCCTGACCCGGTTTAATCTTATCCTATCCATTTTTATCATCCTATTTGCCATAGCCGTTGTCTGGATAACGGCCTCAATGATTGTCCGGCCAGTCAATGCAACCGTCGCAGCGATTAAGGATATCTGTGAGGGTGACGGAGATTTAACCCAGCGGATTGCCATCAAAAGCGGGGATGAAATAGGAGAACTGGCAAAGTGGATAAATAATCTGATATCCAGATTGAATAAAATCATTGTACATATCGGCGTTGATTCGGAGACGGTTTCTGCGTCTTCCGAAGAACTGCTATCAGTGGCGGAACTTATGCTGGAAGATTCGCAAAGCCTTACCAACCAGTCTGAAACTGTAGCCGGTGCCGCAGATGGAATGAGTCAAAGCATGGACTCCGTGGCATCGGCCACTGAACAGGCTGTCGACTATCTGGCATCGGTGACGGACTCAACAGGACAAATAAAAGAAAATTTAGATCAAGTGGCTGAAAACTGTAACAAAGCCAGGCAAATAACCCAAACTGCGGCAGAGACGGTCAATGCGGCAACCCGTAGAGTTGTTACTTTAGGCACCTCGGCTAATGATATCACAAAGGTTACCGAAGTGATCACTGAGATTGCCGAACAGACAAACCTGTTAGCCTTGAATGCCACCATTGAAGCGGCCCGGGCCGGCGAAGCGGGAAAAGGCTTTGCCGTGGTAGCGGCAGAAATAAAAGGACTGGCCGCTCAGACAGCTGATGCAACCATGGATATAAAACAACGGATAGATGAGATCCAGAACTCTTCAAATGCGACGGTTCATGAGGTTGAACAGATTACCCAGGTTATTTCAGAAGTGACACGGATTGTTTCTGAAATTTCTGAAGCCATAGAAGGACAGTCCGACTATGCATCCATGGTTGCTGAAAACATTGAGCTCGTGTCATCCGGAATCAGTGAGGTTAATGAAAATGTCGGTGAAAGTTCCACGGCATCATCACAAATCTCCAAGGAAATTACAGAAGTCAACGAAGTGTCCGAAGAGATGACCCAGCGCAGTGCTCGGTTGAAGCAAAGCGCCCAGGAACTTTCCACTCTGTCAGGCAAATTGAGGGACATGATCGGTGTGTTTAAAGTATCGGTTGAAGAGGCTGGTGTTGATAAAAAACCGGATATTAAATCCGAGGCGATTAATGACCTCATGCCCTGGGGAAGACGGCTGGCTTTTGACATTCCTGAGATCGATGAACAGCACAAGGAGCTGGTCTCCATGGTAAATGAGCTTCACCGGGCCATGAAGATGAAAATGGGTAGCCAAGAGGCCGGGGCCGTTTTAACCCGGTTAGCCAATTATACGGTGTATCATTTCGAGTATGAAGAAAAGCTGTTTGATACCCACGGATATCCAGATGCCGCCAATCATAAAAAAATACATCAAGACCTTGTGGCCAAAGTTTTGGCATTTAGCAAAGAGTTTGAACAAGGACAGGCCGCACTCTCCATGGATTTGATGAAATTCCTTACGGACTGGCTGAAAAATCACATAATGAAGACAGATAAGGCATATGTCCCATTTCTAAAAGACAAACTGGGGCTGTAA
- a CDS encoding HDOD domain-containing protein encodes MKSSGYHNKAKLYLDKFTALKTVPPVAARLMKMIEEDTSSLEEFETVIRVDPTLVLRILKLINSSYFSLRTKIKSISEAVAYIGMDNLRNMIVLDAVKNLFLKDSTTTEFSRKKLWAHCAVTSICCNMVAERIFVQKGEDDFLCGILHDIGLIVEDQVAPEKFKSFCRTFEPENQKLIDHERMVMGTDHTIIGALLTEQWGLKPDLCQGIKCHHDIRNPVEPNSHAGILHIAEYLASMLGYTAYPEIQKKIQSPPLLSHIKKNIMGYRAIMDDLPQEITRVKEIYSLGDDDTDELV; translated from the coding sequence ATGAAATCATCCGGTTATCATAATAAGGCCAAACTATATCTGGATAAATTTACAGCGCTGAAAACGGTGCCGCCTGTTGCGGCCCGCCTGATGAAGATGATCGAAGAAGATACCTCTTCTCTTGAAGAATTTGAAACGGTTATCCGGGTTGATCCGACATTGGTCTTACGAATTTTAAAGCTGATCAACTCTTCCTACTTTTCCCTGAGGACAAAAATCAAAAGCATATCCGAAGCGGTTGCCTACATTGGGATGGACAACCTAAGAAATATGATTGTTCTCGACGCAGTGAAAAATCTTTTTTTAAAAGATTCAACGACCACAGAATTTTCCAGAAAAAAATTGTGGGCCCATTGTGCCGTGACAAGCATTTGCTGCAATATGGTTGCAGAACGAATTTTTGTTCAAAAAGGGGAGGATGATTTCCTATGCGGCATTCTCCACGATATAGGCCTGATCGTTGAGGATCAGGTGGCCCCGGAAAAATTCAAATCATTTTGCCGCACATTTGAACCGGAAAACCAAAAACTGATTGATCACGAACGGATGGTCATGGGAACGGATCATACCATCATCGGTGCTCTACTGACCGAGCAATGGGGGTTGAAGCCTGATCTTTGCCAGGGGATAAAATGCCATCACGATATCAGGAACCCGGTGGAACCAAACAGCCACGCCGGTATTCTGCATATCGCGGAATATCTGGCCTCTATGTTGGGGTATACGGCATACCCGGAAATACAAAAAAAAATACAATCCCCACCTCTGCTTTCCCACATCAAGAAAAATATCATGGGCTATCGTGCCATCATGGATGATCTGCCCCAGGAAATTACAAGGGTTAAAGAGATTTATTCCCTTGGGGACGATGATACTGATGAACTTGTTTGA
- a CDS encoding FUSC family protein: MPNNHWARLSKELTFSSQIFRHALRAAVAITLAVAVVKQTTLYHALWVPITVLVIMRPSLGGTLHISWKRMAGTAAGAAVGILLAFLELPLVAISILAFGLLFLIFYFKGRNYLVFIAFLTADLVIVLSAAFPHPWQSGAERMLDTLLGIGIGLGVSFVVWPNFARKTLRQAVGDLIAAQYRHFSQLRKAYLSDAPNSVKLLSGRLQARESLDNCTQKCTDAAIEPGLIPGQRQELLNLVDLFAKLHRTLIALSSIVAHSTGVFKGEIEPDFNRLMDTVENQFSQLETYTRTGEDVFSYHAFNDCFSRFMARLGAMRKNGEFDRFPLDARNSSSSFILQIRQIGDGLDQIYAGLKNLRTPQ; this comes from the coding sequence ATGCCGAATAATCACTGGGCCAGACTCTCCAAAGAGTTAACCTTTTCCTCCCAGATCTTCCGGCATGCCCTAAGGGCCGCTGTTGCAATAACTTTAGCCGTGGCCGTGGTCAAACAAACGACCCTTTACCATGCCCTGTGGGTACCGATCACCGTATTGGTGATCATGCGCCCGTCTCTGGGCGGCACCCTGCACATCAGTTGGAAACGGATGGCAGGCACGGCTGCAGGGGCAGCTGTGGGCATCCTCCTTGCCTTTCTGGAGCTGCCGCTTGTTGCCATAAGCATTCTTGCCTTTGGGTTGCTGTTTTTAATCTTCTACTTTAAAGGGCGAAATTATCTTGTTTTCATCGCATTCCTGACCGCTGATCTGGTGATCGTTCTGAGCGCAGCATTTCCTCATCCGTGGCAAAGCGGTGCTGAACGCATGCTTGACACGCTTTTGGGTATCGGCATCGGCCTTGGAGTCTCTTTTGTGGTATGGCCGAACTTTGCCAGAAAGACGCTGCGCCAGGCCGTGGGCGATCTGATTGCAGCCCAGTACCGCCATTTCAGCCAGCTTCGAAAAGCCTATCTTAGTGACGCCCCGAATTCAGTTAAACTTCTCTCCGGACGGCTTCAAGCCCGGGAAAGTCTGGATAACTGCACCCAAAAATGCACGGACGCGGCCATAGAGCCCGGGCTTATCCCGGGACAGCGCCAGGAATTGCTTAACCTGGTAGATCTTTTTGCTAAACTCCACAGAACCTTGATTGCCCTCTCCTCTATTGTTGCCCATTCCACCGGGGTCTTTAAGGGCGAGATAGAACCTGATTTTAACAGGCTGATGGATACGGTAGAAAATCAGTTTTCACAATTGGAAACCTACACCCGCACCGGTGAGGATGTCTTTTCCTACCATGCTTTCAACGACTGCTTCAGCCGGTTTATGGCCCGGCTGGGCGCCATGCGCAAAAACGGTGAATTTGATCGCTTCCCCCTGGATGCCCGGAACAGTTCATCCTCTTTTATCCTGCAGATCCGTCAAATTGGAGATGGACTTGATCAGATCTATGCCGGGCTGAAAAATCTCAGAACACCCCAATGA